TCCCGCGTGTTCACCTCCATTGAGCAGGAAGTGGGCTCTGGTCTCGCGAAGTTCCGTCAGCCTTGTATCCGCGCTCGCCAAGAGCGAGGGACACTCGCCGGCGCACGAGGGGGTTCGAGGGGGTGGGGGCGCCATCCACGCAGCGGCCCTGCAGCAGCGGCCGGGCCAACATTCGCGCTCACCCACCCGTCGAACCTGCGAGAGGCCACGAGGCTCCGCTCCCGCACCATCACCGTGTACCGTCCGGTGTCCCTCACGCGGGAAGTGCGGCGACGGAGTGAGAATGCGCCGCCGGGGGGCGGGGCGCATCCAGCGTTTCATCCCGAGGAGCGCATAGAGGAGGCCGGCCAGACGGCGGGCCAGCGCGACCACGGCGACGGGCTTGCCCCGGCGGGCGGCGATGCGCAGGGCCCAGGTCCGGAGCGCCTCGCCGCAGGGGGCTGGCGGCGCAGCAGCGAGAGCGCGGCGTGAATGAGCACCCAGCGGGCGCGCCGTGGGGGACACGGTACCGATCATCGCCGACGGCGGCGTCAGGGACGACAAGGACCTGTTTCTGGCGCTCATCTGCGGGGCCTCCTCGGTGATGCTCGGCGACATGTTGTCGACGAAGTGGGTCCGCCCGCGACCGCCGAGATCCCGTGGAAGGCCTCGAGTCCGCTACAACGCGTCACGCACCTGAGAGAGCGAGTACTTGGCGAGTGGCTCCTCCGCTGATCGCAGCATCCGCGCGCCCCCCAGCCTAGCCAGAGAAAATGATGCATCCGCCTCATTGCCGTCGCCGGCCGCTGCGATCTATCGTTCAACGACTGGAATTATATTTCACTATTTCGGAATAATCTCCGACTGCGGCCGAGGAAGGATTGAGTGTGGAAGGTCGTCTGGTACCCGTCGCGCCGGCGCCTCGCGAGACTCTCTGGCACGAGCACCGCGGGCCGCTTCGCGGCGTCCGCGTCATCGACGTCACGTCGGTGATAGCGGGGCCGTTCGCCACCAACCTGCTCGCCGACTTCGGCGCCGAGGTGATCAAGATCGAGCAGCCCGGCGCGGGCGACGCCTGTCGCACCATCGGCCCCTTCGCCCGCGGCGAGTCGCTTCGGTTCCCCAGCCTCGGACGCAACAAGAAGTGCATCACCCTCAATCTCGGCGACGCCCGTGGCGCCGCGCTCTTCAGACGGCTTTGCGCCGATGCCGATGTCGTCGTCGAGAACTACCGGCCCGGGGTGATGGAGCGCTGGCGGCTCGGTCCCGACGACCTGCGCACGGTGAACCCGCGCCTGATCTTCGTGCGCATCTCGGGCTACGGTCAGACGGGCCCCTACCGCGAGAAGGCCGGCTTCGGCACGCCGGCCACCGCGTTCGCCGGGTTGACTTACCTACTCGGGTATCCGGATCGGCCGCCGCTCAATGTCCCCATCGCGCTCGCGGACCTGCTGGCGGGCCTCTACGGCGCCCTGGCCACGGTGATGGCGCTCTACTGGCGGGACGCGTGCGACGGCGGGGGACAGATGGCCGATGTCTCACTCTACGAGTCGGTCTTCCGACTGCTCGACGCGCTCGTCGCGGAGTACGGGGTTACCGGGCGCGTGCGCGAGCGCGCTGGCGACACCAGCGGCGCCTCGCCGGCGGGCGTGTACGAGACGGGTGACGGGCGCCACGTCGTGCTCGTGTGCAGCACCGACCGCACGTTCAATCGGCTCGCCGAGGCGATCGGGCGTCCAGACATGGTGACCGATCCCCGCTACTCGGTCAATGCTCGCCGCGTGGAGCACCGGAAGGCCGTCGACGCGATCGTGAGCGCGTGGCTCAAGGCGCGGCCCCTCGAGGACAGCCAGCGCATTCTCGACGCGGTCGGGTGCCCGTTGAGCCCCGTCTACTCCGTGGCTGACATCTTCGCCGACCCCCAGTACCAGGCCCGCGGCGACATCGTCGAGGTGGACCATCCCCGCCTGGGCAAGGTGCCGCTGCCTGGGCTCGTGCCCGTGTTCTCGCTCACGCCCGGCCGCGTGGTGCACGGGGGGCCGGATCTTGGTACTCACAACGGGGCGGTGCTGGGAGGGCTGCTCGGGCTCGGCGCCGAGGAGATCGAGTCACTGCGCCAGAAGGGCGTGATCTGATGCGGGGCCGAAACGAGTCGAGGTCGTCGCATGAGGAGGGGGACAATGCATACGCTCAGGGTCGTCGTGGGTTTCGCGCTGGGGCTGGCGGTCACCTCGGGCGCCTATGCGGCCGGAATCGAGATCGCGGAGATCGGGAGCTTCCACGTCGGCGGCCGGCAGGTCACGCTGTCGGGACTTCCCAAGAGGGAGATCGTGTTCACCCCGGGCTCTCCGCCGTTCGTCGTCGATCCCAACGGCGACTTCGAGGCGGAGCAGATGTACGTGCAGTACATCCAGCTCACTGCCCCGAGAGCCAAGTATCCCCTCCTCCTGTGGCACGGAGGGGGTCTCACCGGCGTCACGTGGGAGAGCAAGCCCGATGGGCGCCCGGGATGGCAGATGTTCTTTCTGCGCGCCGGCCACAGCGTGTACGTCTCCGATGCTGTCGAGCGCGGCCGCGCTTCCTGGGCTCGCTACCCGGAGATTTTCAAGACCGAGCCGTTCTTCCGCACGAAGAAGGAGGCATGGGAGCTGTTCCGGATCGGGCCCAAGGGCTCGTACGCCACCGACCCGGCGAAGCGTGTCGCCCATCCGGGCCAGCAGTTCCCGACCAGCGCGTTCGACCAGTTCACGAAGCAGGGGGTGCCGCGGTGGGCCACCACCGACGCTGCCACGCAGGTGGCGTACGACGCGCTCGTGCAAAAGGTCTGCCCCTGTGTCGTGCTGGTGCACAGTCAGGGCGGCAACTTCGGCTTCAACGCCGCCCTGAAGGCGCCGGAGAAGGTCAAGGCGGTCGTCGCGATCGAGCCCTCCGGCGCGCCGGACCCGGCGAAGGTCGCCGTCGCGAGCCTCAAGGGCGTACCCCACCTCTTCGTGTGGGGTGACTACCTCGACACGCAGGAACTCTGGATGAAGATCATGCCGAACGTGACACGGTACCGTGACGCGCTGCGGACCACCGGAGGCACGGCCGAGTGGCTGGACCTGCCCAAGGCCGGCATCGCCGGCAACACCCACATGCTGATGATGGACGGCAACTCGGACCAGGTCGCGACGCGCATCCAGGACTGGATGGCGAAGCAGGGATTGATGAGATGACGACAGAGGCTCCCATGGTCACAACATCCTTCCGGTTCCTCGCCGCCTCGGTGATCCTGACGGCGTCGCTGCTGACGATCCTCGTGTCGGTGCCGGTGCCCGCGCAGGGCCGACAGGAGGACTACAGGTCGTTGACGGTGCGAACACCCGACGGTCTCACCATCGCCGTGCAGCAATGGGGCAATCCGAGCGGCCCCGAGATCCTGTTCGTCCACGGCTTCTCCCAGAGCCACCTCTCCTGGGTCAAACAGACGCGCAGCGATCTCGCCCAGGCGTTCCGCGTCATCACGTACGACACGCGCGGGCACGGTGGATCGGACAAGCCGCTGGGTTCCTTCTACGACAACGTCGGGCACAGTCCGTTCTGGGAAGACCCGGCCCGCTTCAACAGCGAGCTCGCAGCGTTCGTCCGCGCCAGCGCGAGCCGATAGGGGTTCTCATCACGGAGGCGATCATGAGTGACGGTATCCAGTGTTCGACGCGCAGGGGTTTCGTCCGGGGCAGCATCGCTCTGACCGCCGGCGTGGCCCTCGCTCCCGGTCTGGCGCGAGCGCAGGGCAAGCCGCTGGTCACCGGCTCCTTCGGCCCGGCGATCACGCTCTACGCCCCGTTCATGGTGGTCGAGGTCGAGGGGCTGGCGCGCGCGGAGGGCCTCGACTTCAAGATCGTGGTCACCGACGGCGGCGCCCGGACGCGCCAGGTCATCGCCGCCGGGCAGGCGAGCCACGCCCACGGGGACGCCAGTCACCCGCTCCAGCTCACCAACCGCGGCAAGCCGACGAAGATCCTGATGGGCACCGAGTCGCGCTGCCCGTACGCGAACATCGTGGTCCGCAAGGACCTCTACGACCAGGGCATCACGACGCCCGAGAAGTTCGGCTACTGGAAGCGGCCGGATGGCAGCAAGCCGGTGATCGCGGCCACGGCGATCGGGTCGGGGACGTGGATGTACGGGAGCTACGTGCTCGAGCGCTACGGCGTGGCCGAGAAGGTGAACTGGGTGGCCGCGGGCGGCGCCAAGACGATGCTCGGCGGCCTCTCGTCGAAGCAGCTCGACGCGATCGTGGCGAGTCCAGCGATCCAGTTCGACGCGGAAGACCGCGGGTGGGGGCGCGTGATCTACGACGTGCGCGATCAGGCCGCGTGGGACCGAGCGTTCGGCGGGCCGATCCCGACGACCGCGGTCTACGCCCTGGCGTCGACGACCCAGGCCCCCGACGTCACCCAGGCCTTCGTCAATGCCGTCTACCGGGCGATGCAGTGGCTCAAGGCGCACGGCGTCGACGAGATCTACGCCCGGGTCGGGGAGAAGTACATGGGCGACCAGAGTCCACAGGCCACCAAGCGTGAGATTGCCTACTTCAAGCAGCTCTGGAAGTACGATGGGATGATGTCGGAGGCCGATTTCAGGAACGGCGGGAAGGTGTGGTTTCGGGAGGGCACGGACATCAAGCCCATCAGCTTCGCCGACGCCGTCGACGCGCGCTTTCTCGTCAACGCGCACCGGAAGTATAGCTCGGGGTAACCGTGACAGCCCCGCGGGTCCGCATCGCCGTCCGCGATCTCTGCAAGACCTTCGCCCTGCAGGGCCGCGAGGTGCGGGCGGTGGACGCGGTCGCCTTCGACATCCCGGAGGGCGAGTTCGTCGCCCTGATCGGCCCGTCGGGCTGCGGGAAGAGCACGATCCTGAACATCGTCGCCGGGCTCCTCGCGGCGACGTCGGGTTCCGTGCTGATCGACGGCGACCCCGTGGTCGCCAACCGTCCCAACCGTCACGTCGGTTATGTCTTCCAACGTGACACCGTGTACCCGTGGCGGACGGTGGCGCGCAACATCGCCTACGGGCTCGAGCTGGCCGGGGCGCCGCGGGCCGAGCGCGACCACCGTGTGGCCCGGATCATCCACGACGCGGGGCTCGACGGCTTCGGAGACGCCTTCCCGCTGGCGCTCTCGGGGGGCATGCGGCAGCGCGTCGCCCTCATGCGGACGCTCATCACGCGGCCGCAGATCTTGCTGATGGACGAGCCGTTCGGCGCGCTCGACACGCACACCAAGCTCGAGATGCACCGGATCCTCCTCGACATCTGGGAGCGCGAGCAGCAGACCGTGCTCTTCGTGACCCACGACCTGGGCGAGGCGCTGACGCTCTCCGATCGCATCGTCGTCCTGTCCGCGCGGCCGGGACGGGTGAAGGAGATCTTCGAGGTCAACCTATCGCGCCCGCGCGACGCGGTCGCCCTCCGCGAGTCGCCCGACTTCGCCGAGGCGTTCTCCCGGATCTGGCACTCGCTCGGCGAGGAGCTCCGAAAGGGGCACGTCGAGTGACGAGGGTTCCGGGGGCGCTCGGCCTCAACGCCTGCCGCGTGCTGGTGGTGGCGGCCATCCTCGCCGTGTGGGAATGGGCGTTCCCGCTCAACGCGCGGTACGACTGGCTGATCCCGGATTTCCTCGACCCTTATTTCGTTTCCCGGCCGTCGGAGATCTGGGCGCGCTTCGTCCGGCTGGCGTGCCTCGTCGACCGGGCCGGGGCGTGGACCCTCGGGCGCGAGGGCGCCTTCGCGGCCTGCCTCGCCCAGAGCCAGAACAACCTCTGGATCGGCACGCTCGTCACGTTGAAGAACACCTTCTGGGGATTCGTGGCCGGCGTGGGGAGCGGCGTGATGGTGGGGCTCGCGCTCGGCCGCTCGGAGCTCCTTGCCACGT
This region of Candidatus Rokuibacteriota bacterium genomic DNA includes:
- a CDS encoding IMP dehydrogenase; this translates as MGDTVPIIADGGVRDDKDLFLALICGASSVMLGDMLSTKWVRPRPPRSRGRPRVRYNASRT
- a CDS encoding alpha/beta fold hydrolase, coding for MVTTSFRFLAASVILTASLLTILVSVPVPAQGRQEDYRSLTVRTPDGLTIAVQQWGNPSGPEILFVHGFSQSHLSWVKQTRSDLAQAFRVITYDTRGHGGSDKPLGSFYDNVGHSPFWEDPARFNSELAAFVRASASR
- a CDS encoding ABC transporter substrate-binding protein; protein product: MSDGIQCSTRRGFVRGSIALTAGVALAPGLARAQGKPLVTGSFGPAITLYAPFMVVEVEGLARAEGLDFKIVVTDGGARTRQVIAAGQASHAHGDASHPLQLTNRGKPTKILMGTESRCPYANIVVRKDLYDQGITTPEKFGYWKRPDGSKPVIAATAIGSGTWMYGSYVLERYGVAEKVNWVAAGGAKTMLGGLSSKQLDAIVASPAIQFDAEDRGWGRVIYDVRDQAAWDRAFGGPIPTTAVYALASTTQAPDVTQAFVNAVYRAMQWLKAHGVDEIYARVGEKYMGDQSPQATKREIAYFKQLWKYDGMMSEADFRNGGKVWFREGTDIKPISFADAVDARFLVNAHRKYSSG
- a CDS encoding ABC transporter ATP-binding protein, which produces MTAPRVRIAVRDLCKTFALQGREVRAVDAVAFDIPEGEFVALIGPSGCGKSTILNIVAGLLAATSGSVLIDGDPVVANRPNRHVGYVFQRDTVYPWRTVARNIAYGLELAGAPRAERDHRVARIIHDAGLDGFGDAFPLALSGGMRQRVALMRTLITRPQILLMDEPFGALDTHTKLEMHRILLDIWEREQQTVLFVTHDLGEALTLSDRIVVLSARPGRVKEIFEVNLSRPRDAVALRESPDFAEAFSRIWHSLGEELRKGHVE
- a CDS encoding CoA transferase, translating into MVPVAPAPRETLWHEHRGPLRGVRVIDVTSVIAGPFATNLLADFGAEVIKIEQPGAGDACRTIGPFARGESLRFPSLGRNKKCITLNLGDARGAALFRRLCADADVVVENYRPGVMERWRLGPDDLRTVNPRLIFVRISGYGQTGPYREKAGFGTPATAFAGLTYLLGYPDRPPLNVPIALADLLAGLYGALATVMALYWRDACDGGGQMADVSLYESVFRLLDALVAEYGVTGRVRERAGDTSGASPAGVYETGDGRHVVLVCSTDRTFNRLAEAIGRPDMVTDPRYSVNARRVEHRKAVDAIVSAWLKARPLEDSQRILDAVGCPLSPVYSVADIFADPQYQARGDIVEVDHPRLGKVPLPGLVPVFSLTPGRVVHGGPDLGTHNGAVLGGLLGLGAEEIESLRQKGVI
- a CDS encoding esterase, with the protein product MHTLRVVVGFALGLAVTSGAYAAGIEIAEIGSFHVGGRQVTLSGLPKREIVFTPGSPPFVVDPNGDFEAEQMYVQYIQLTAPRAKYPLLLWHGGGLTGVTWESKPDGRPGWQMFFLRAGHSVYVSDAVERGRASWARYPEIFKTEPFFRTKKEAWELFRIGPKGSYATDPAKRVAHPGQQFPTSAFDQFTKQGVPRWATTDAATQVAYDALVQKVCPCVVLVHSQGGNFGFNAALKAPEKVKAVVAIEPSGAPDPAKVAVASLKGVPHLFVWGDYLDTQELWMKIMPNVTRYRDALRTTGGTAEWLDLPKAGIAGNTHMLMMDGNSDQVATRIQDWMAKQGLMR